acagagagagagagagagagagagagagagagagagagagagaggagggtgagaaaatgaacaaacatgCAATGAAAGTTAATATTCTGGCACCTGCCACAGAAGTGCTGTGAAATTTCTCACTGCTGTGAAACAGTGAAGGAAAGGATTTTAGaaattgaggggaaaaaagtaTATTAGACCATTGTAATACCTGGATTGGTGAAACTGATACTGCAAGGCGTAATCATAGGTCTTAGGTGTCCTTAATTGCCTGTTTAATGGGGAATTGTAAAGATGGCTGAACTGTTTTAAATTCTGAGAGATCTCAGAGGAAAACAACACACACCACCTCACAGAGAACATGCAAGCTCAGAACTATCGATTTATGGCAccaatctgtctgtgtgtgtgtgtgtgcgtgtgtgtgtgtgtgtgtgtgcatgtttacagtgtacagcaggggtgtcaaactcattttagtccagGGACCAAATAGAAATTTTCAAATGAACAATTGTGGTTAGCAAAGCGGACTtgtgatccgagggtcacaGGTTCGAATCTCAACTGTGGCCATCActactgtgggatgttgagaaagtcccttaaccccctTAACTGCTCCCCGGGCGCCTGCAATTGGCAGATTAAATGACTGTTAAGTGACCGATATCAGTACCTGCAGCTtctactttaaatttccttaaatttgtgaccaatttttcaAAGATATTTTGTGGGAAAACTTAGAGTTACGGGACTTTTGAAAAGttaagagttttttttgtttgtttttttaacaacttgcaatgaaaaatgactgccaaTATGTAATATAAGCACATATTTGTGCatttggagggactgaaatatttacaactaaattagttggtaatttgtATAATGATTTATGACTTCtccatcatttttactttctcctgcgggccgaatgaaatgctctaaagggccgtatttggcccccgggccttgagtttgacacctgttgTAGAGCGAGTTGAGACCTaagtaaatgtaattaatttactTAATAGATAACAAAAACGTAACATAGccttcattattttatttccatGCTGCAGTTAAAGGTTCCGGTACAAAACTTCATGCAGCATTAGTTTCCATAGTGCAAAACTGTTTTCACTTAACAAATCATTCAGCGAGCATGCCAAAAAAAGACCACGTTTACTTTATCAAAGCTGATTCAGCTATGTTGAAAAATCCGACAAAATGTTCAGTATCTTGAGTGGATTCATCAAACGAAGCAATAACGATATATTTTATAAAGATACCCACATTTCCATCACAGAGAGAAAATGGCAGGGATTATTGAACGAGATAGAAGATATACACAATCATGCTTTTTGGACATCGTTATAATAATCGATCTATCATAAATAACGGTCAAAAACATTGAGGTAACAGCTTGTAAACGTTTTCATATAGTTTTGTTCAAGTTGGCAATAATAAActcactaaaaatattaaacgATTCGGTTCAAGTGTAAACACTGTCGGAATTTTACGCACGAACTTTACGCACACACATTGGTCTTCGAGCTACTTTCCTCCAGTCATTTTTCGGAAGCAGTTGAACATTTTTGCATATCACTCCTGACTCGGACACTTGGATACTTTGACAAGTCCATGCAGATGCAGATCTTGGAATGTGCAGCACATCCACGCACCGGACCTCCTCCGGTTCCATCCTGGTCTCATTTGGTTAGCTGAGCCCGATCATGACTGTTTCCACATCTTTGGAGGATCTTCGGTCCTTCACCAGGAAGTTGATCATGCTTTCGGATTTAATCATCAAGTTGCACCCGAGGAAAAAAACGCCAAAGATGACAGTGAGCGACAAGACGCACAGCACCGCGATTTGCACCACGCGCATGACGAAGAGTCTGCGCTCCTCTTGCAACAGGACCAGAGAACCTCCACCGTCCCCGGTCACCACGGTGTCCGTGGTGTTCTCGGAATAAGTGGCCAATGTCCCTGCGAAAGTCTGGCTCCCGTTGAAGAGCGCGTCTTGGGTCATGTTGAAAAGGGGGAAATTCATGATTTCTCGTGGAGGAAAAAAGTAACAAGACTCTCGTTTCCACTCGGTAAGAACACAGTCTCTCCACGGAAACAAGCAGGACTTTGCGACATGCGTGTTGTTACAAAATTGAGAAGAAATGAACAAGCTTTGCAAGTCCAGAAAGATTAATAAACGTTGAGCTTTGGCAAAGTGCGTAAAAACCACGTCCGCATCTTCAGGTTTAAGGCATCAAAGTCCCTTGCATGtcgtaaatgttaaaaaaaaaatgaaataatccaCAAACTCAAACTTTTTCAGGCTTGGTTTGAGTTCCCAACACGGTATGCACAGTGCAAAGCGGCGTTTCCCCTCAAATGAAACAGGATCTTCCTGTGCGCCCGTGCGCGTCTGCGAGGGCTTCCTTTGTGCCAAGTCTGTGGTGCGTTTTAAAGTAATGATGAGGTCCACCCTCAAGACCACGCCACCATTTATCACCATAGGGGGAACGGCAGGTGGCTTCTGATATTGCATAACACCGGTGtgtttcaaccttggggtcgtgaccccatgtggggtcgcctgaaatgtttagtaaatgttaaaaaaaaaatactgattaataatatattcaatttatttttcaaattaaaacacaatacataatctgaaacaactgtattctatactttcactctttcaaaaatgtatataaataaataaaatgcagaacaaagacaaaggaagaaaaataaaataaatgaataaaatgcagtataaaagtATGTGAGCTGTCAAAAATTGTCACCAATatagctactctgtatttgttacacagcataacaaacatgatcaagttattctagaaagaaaaaaaaattgggtcacaatccaaaaaagcttgggaaccactgcactacacactaaaataaaacaataataaaaaagaaaaaaacatgacaacatAGAAAAAGTGTATTTTGCTTTTCATCCTCAATCTTCTTGAGGTCCAACAAGAAAAGTTTGGAAAAACATGGACTACGACTGTGTCTAAAATGTAATCAGATCATTGAATCTTTTATTCCTGGTATGGGTACAGAATGTTTTTCACTACATTCCAGGCCTAAAGTTGACCTAAATTGAAGTTTTTATTGAAAGTGGACCCTCTTGGATAACtattacttttaatgtaatgctTACAGCAAATGGATCAGGAAAGGTACTCTTTGACGTGTCCTCCTCTGAAATCTACACGCCACCTATGCACATCAGTAATACCTGAAAACCTCTACATTGTTTATCTAAACTCCAATGTTTGTCAATGAATCATTCAAAACCCTTAAAGAAGAACTCGTTTTGAACACGCCATAGATTTTCATCTGCACTGTAAAGCAGCACAAAACAGAGAGGTATTTATAGACCTTCAAATTGTTGCTGAGGAAACCGTTACAGTGACTAGAAGGCTTGAGAGGGACCAATATAGGCACCGAGAGGTGTAACTtggaaaagaagaaaattaaTAAGACTTGATTAAAGTATGACGCGTGCATCAGAAATAGCAGCAGTAACACATTTACTGTGATAGAGTAGATATTAAACTTAAACCCTGCTTACTGTAATTGCAGTTTGGTAAACATCACTTTGCTGAACGTGTTTATGATTacagatgtacagtatatgtggaAGTAATGGCAATGAAACGTGATCTGTTTAAGAAGCTTGATAGCTTACAGACGGACAAAGTAAactatttacagtttttctcagttcGCTTTGGTGCATTCCTCAGATCAGAAATGAAATTCTCGAAACTACTGCGCTTGTTAATGTTCACATCATTGTGTCACTTGTGCACATCAAAAGAACAGTTTGTTATCTCTTCAAACACGTTTCAAATACTTTGGTACATCCATTCAAATGATTGAGCAAGATTCTCTGCTGTTTTAAATACTATCCATTGcttatgtcattttgaacaaaatgtattatataGTGTGTATAATGTGTTATATAGTCTTTACATGCAGAATGGTTTAACATGTTGTCATAGTATGTTAAGAATATTTCTATAGATTTCCCTGTTTTTCAAATTCTGTCCTGAATTGGTAAATTGCTCccaacaagaacaacaagaaaTGTGTGAAGCATTAGATCAACCAAAACACATCACAATGTTACAACATCTGACAGTAGAAGGACAAGGAATTGGACGGTGGTTGTATCAGCCagagagaagaggaagaggagttgGGAGGCTAAAGAGAGGAATAGGCAGAAGAGGCCGAGGACATATGGACGTTCCTGAAGAGATAAGAGCTACAAAGGTAGACCACGTTCTCAAACATGGGCTTGAGATGGCCGAGGTTGGTCCAAGGGTGGAGCCAAATATTGGGAGAACAACATCCTCAATCATTCAGACGTAGATGTGCAGTTTTCCCTAAACAGATTGTCCccatatatttacatttctacttTAGTTTTTGGTTAGTTTTTTTGCCTGTCTGTATCACTATGACATGGTCCATCAACAAATTACAGGACAAAGTGTAAAAGTCCAGTCTCTTACAATCAATGTCCCACATACACTAAGGTGTAACTTCAAATTTACATCGCAACTTTAACCATAGTTTACATCCAAGCATTTCTCCAGAGTACACCGTCGTATTGACAACATGACTAAGTATTTCGACTGTATTCTCCCTACACAGTGACACATGGACTTGTCATTCGGATGGCAATGAAATGTTCAGTTGACACAAATATTACCTTTTAAGAAATGCATTTACTGTTGTGCAAATGGTGAGAATGAAGTTTGAGAAATGTGCCAATAAAGcaactgagaaaaactgtaatgacaGTGGTGGTGTAAGTCATGCACGTTCCTTGGTGCATAACAAGTGGTTcacaaaaagtcaaaaatgagaagaaagtaaatgttttctAACAGAAAATGCTTTGTTTACGTCATGTAATAATCATTCATCATCTATCCACATCCTTCAGGTCTGTGAGATGGGTGTTCTGGtaataatagatagatagatagatagatagatagatagatagatagatagatagatagatagatagatagatctttATTGGCATTACATCAAATATGCATTGCATGGGTTACACagtaaatacatagttaaaacagttaattttagttaaataGTCATTACAGTTAGTTGTGGCTTAGCATTTAAAACTACTGCACTAATATCATACATTGTCAGACCTGCAGACTCCTATGCACAGTCAAACATTATGCAAATCTCTCACTTGTCACTCACTTCTGCGACTCACTGTCACATTACATACATTAGAATTtaaggttat
The Gouania willdenowi chromosome 8, fGouWil2.1, whole genome shotgun sequence genome window above contains:
- the rprml gene encoding reprimo-like protein gives rise to the protein MNFPLFNMTQDALFNGSQTFAGTLATYSENTTDTVVTGDGGGSLVLLQEERRLFVMRVVQIAVLCVLSLTVIFGVFFLGCNLMIKSESMINFLVKDRRSSKDVETVMIGLS